GCCGCCAGCTCGCGAAGCGACGGCGACGATGCGAAGCCCTCGAGCGTGAAATTTGAGCGATGCGCCGAAAATATCATCGCCGTTGCGGGTCCCATGGCGCGCCGGTAGTCCTCGATATCGGTGATGTTGGTGGTGCCCACCTCGACAAGGCGCGCTCCCGTCCGCTCCATTATGTCCGGAATGCGGAAACCGCCCCCGATCTGTATGAGCTCGCCGCGCGAGACGATCACCTCCCGGCCGGCGCCGAATTGATTGAGAATGAGAAAAACGCTCGATGCGTTGTTGTTTACGATCAGCGCGTCCTCGGCGCCGGTCAGCCTGCACACAAGCTCCTCGGCGAAGCCGCCGCGCCGTCCGCGACGACGTTCGGGCAGGTAGAGCTCGAGGTTGCAGTAGCCGCACAGCTCGGCGGACATTTTCTCGAGTATTTCCCGCGCTATCGGCGCGCGCCCCAGGTTTGTGTGGATGATGACGCCGGTACCGTTGATGACGCGCTGGAGTTTCTCGCGCCGTTTCGACCGGCATCGCCGCTCGATGTCCGCAACGAGTCCGTCCGTGGAGGGTGACCCGCCGTCGGTGATCCCGGCGCGGAAGGCGTCGATGACTTCGCGGATAACGGCGACCACGGCCGAGCGGCCGAGTTCATCGATATGCGCCGACGCCCCCGAAAGCAGCGTCTCAACCTGGGGGATGGATCTGAAGAGGTTTTCGGTCTTTTCCATCGGGATACACCATGCGGAAGGGGCAGGAATCGAACCTGCCGCTGCAATAAATTACAGCCCACGGTTTTGAAGACCGCGGGGGCCACCGGACCCCATCCTCTTCCCTGCGATTCGTTTTAAGGCTCTCTCGTTGTAGGCATTAGACCGGGAAGTGTCAATAATTTTATTCGGGCCTCAGGCAAGGCGGAGGACGGGACGGTCGGATTTAGCGACAGACCCGATACGTTTCGCGGCGGTAACCCCGCGCGCGTGAAGCCCGGCGAGGAGCGCGTCGCACTCGGTCGCGGGAAGGGCGACGAGCAGCCCGCCCGAAGTCTGAGGATCGAAGGCGATATCGGCGAGCTCGCGACTAACCGCCGCGTCGATTGCGCACAGGTCGCCGACATGGTCCCTGTTGCGGTACATCCCGCCCGGGATGAGTCCCCTGGCCGCGTTGTCCGCGGCGCCGGGCAGAATCGGAAGGGCTGCCGAATCCACGACCACCTCGAGCGAATCGCCGGCGAGCATCTCGCGCAGGTGGCCCATAAGGCCGAAACCGGTAACGTCGGTGCAGGCGTGGACGGAAAAACCCTCCAGCGCGGCCGCGGCGTCGCGATTGAGCGCCCGCATGGTTTCGATGAAGGGGCCGAGTATGGCCGGGTCGCCTTCTCCGGCCTTTACCGCGGTGCCGATGATCCCGGTTCCCAGCGCCTTGGTGAGCACCAGCGCGTCGCCCTCGCGCAGCCCGCAGTTTTTCAGCGCTTTCGCCGGATGAACAATCCCGGTAACGGAAACGCCGTATTTGAGCTCCTCGTCCTCGACGCTGTGGCCGCCAAGGAGCTGTACGCCGGCTTCGTTCAGAACGTCAAGCCCTCCCTGGAGAATGCGCGCGAGGACGTCCATGCTGAACTTTTTGGTGGGGAAACAAACGATATTCATTGCGGTCACAGGCCTGCCACCCATGGCGTAGACATCCGAAAGGCCGTTCGCGGCCGCTATCTGTCCGAAGACAAAAGGATCGTCCACGATGGGCGTAAAGAAGTCCACCGTCTGGATAAGCGCGATCTCGTCCGTCAGCCGGTACACGCCTGCGTCATCGCTGTTTTCCATGCCCACTATGACCCGCTCGTCATAGGGAATGGAAAGCCGCTGCATCACCTGGGCCAGCTCCGCCGGCCCGATCTTGGAAGCTCAGCCCGCTCCCTTGACCGACTCGGTGAGACGCTGTGCGTCGAGTTTCTGGATTTTACACATGTCTTCCATGCGCCATAGGGTAGGGCCGCGCACGCCATTTGCAAGGATTTTTAACGGCCGCCGGGCGGTGCACTTTCACGGAAGCGCCGCCCATCCAAACCACGGGCCTCTTCATCGGTCATGCACGCGGCCCTGGATCAGTAAGTATAATAATCGTACTGTTCGGCGAGGTTTTCTATAAGCCTCTGTTCCTGCAGGTTTTTAAGATGCCGGCGGAGCTGTTCGTTCTGCGGATCGCGTTCAAGCAACTGGCGGACGAGCGCGATCCCTTCGCGGTACCGTTTCAATTCGCGCAGGCACTCGATCATGGCGAGTTTTATCTCCGGGTACTCGGGGTTGAGAGATTCGGCCTTTTTGTAGAATTCCAGAGCATATGAAAACTCGCCGTAGGCGTGGTGAATGCGCGCGAGATCCAGCGCCGCCTCGAAGAAATCGGGCTTCATCTGCAGTGCCCTTCTCAGGCTCGCCATCGCGATACTTCCCTTTTCCAGGTTATAGTACGCCATGCCGGTATAATAATGGGTGGCGTGCGACTCGGTTCTGAACTCGATGGCCTTCGCCAGACATTCGACCGTACGTTCGTACTGCTGCGAATGGTAGGCGAGGACCCCCAGCCGGTGATGGGCGCTGCCGAAGTTTGCCTTGTATTTTACGGCGTTTTCGAGATGGATTCTCGCGTTGACGGGATCGCCGATGTTAAAATAAAGACTGCCGAGATTATACTGCAAAAACGGATTGTAGGGATTGATCTCGAGAGCCTTCCGGAAGTGCACGAGGGCAAAAGGATACTTGTTCAGTTTGCAGTAGAGGGCCCCCAGGCTGTTGCGCGCCCTCGCGTAATCGGGCGCGATCTCTATCGCTTTCAGGTAACTTTCCACCGCCAGCCGGTATTCCCCGGCCGCCGACAGTACCAGGCCCGCGTAGTAGTGGTACTCACGGTCACGGTCGATCGGGTATCTCCCGGCGAAATCGCGAAGCTGTTTATCCATCTCGGCGTTCCTTTCGAGAAGATGCAGCCGGCGAATCTTCGCCATGTCGACGCTTCGCTGGTATTCCAGCCGAAGCTTTTTATCGAGCTCATCGCCGGCCGCCGCGGACTTCTCTTCCGGAGGCGTCTCCTTCAGCTCGACAGTCTGCGGGGCACCCTCTTGGATGGGGGGCCTGGGCTGCGCCCCGGCGCGGTCGCCGTTCAGTAAAACCCCCACCACGACTATCGCGGCAATTCGCGCCACGATACGGGCCGGGATGATGGTCGAATCGAAAATCATTGAACTATTCTCCTCCCGATCGGAATTTGCCGCACCGGCTCTGTGGCATACTGCGCGTCCATGACGCAGTCAGGCTCGCTCCCTTTGGGGAACGCCCCCTTGAAAACGACTCCGGGTCCCGCGTGAAGAGCTCATGCGGGACCGTTGTGCCGCCCCGCATGCGCCACACCGACAGGCCTACATCTCGACGGTTATCGCCGAACCCTGCCCGCCCCCGATACAGAGCGTCGCGATGCCCTTCTTCGAGCCGCGCTTTCGCATCTCGTACAGAAGCGTAACAAGAATGCGCGCCCCTGACGCGCCTATGGGATGGCCGAGCGCTATCGCTCCACCGTTGACGTTCACCTTCGAGGTGTCCCAGCCCAACTCCCTGTTCACCACCACGGCCTGGGACGCAAAGGCCTCGTTCGCCTCGACGAGATCGAGGTCTTTCACCTTCCAGCCGGCCTTTTCGAGCGCCTTGCGGCTGGCTGGGATCGGGCCCGTGCCCATGATCGCCGGATCAACCCCGGCCGAGGCGTACGACGCTATACGGGCGAGCGGCTTAAGGCCGAGAGCCGTGGCCTTTTCCATCGACATTACGACAAACGCCGCGGCGCCGTCGTTGATCCCCGAGGCGTTCCCCGCGGTCACCACGCCGTCCTTCTTGAATGCGGGCTTCAGCCTGGAAAGCGCGTCGAGTGTGGTCCCGAATCGGGGATGCTCGTCGGTGTCGAACACGGTTACGCCCTTCTTGCCGGTCATCTCGACCGGTATGATCTCATCCTTAAACCGCCCCGCCTTGATCGCGTTCTCCGCCTTCTGCTGGCTCTCAAACGCGAAGGTGTCCAGCTCCTCGCGGGTAAGTTTCCATTTTTCCGCAACGTTTTCCGCGGTAATGCCCATGTGATACTGGTTAAACGCGTCCCAGAGCCCGTCTTTGATCATTATGTCCAGGAGGTTTGCGTCGCCCATGCGATACCCCCAGCGCGCACCGGGGAGCGCGTAAGGCGCGAGGCTCATGTTCTCGAACCCGCCGGCCACGACAACGTCCGTGTCGCCCGCTTTGATCATCTGCGCGGCGAGGGAAACCGAACGCAGGCCGGACGCGCAGACCTTGTTGATCGTCATCGCGGGGACCTCCTGCGGGATCCCCGAATGTATAAGAACCTGTCTGGCGGTATTCTGCCCCAGGCCGGCCTGCAAAACATTGCCCAGCACCACGTTTTCCACCTGCGAACCTTCGATACCGGCCCTTTTTATCGCCTCTTTGACCGCCACAACGCCAAGCTGTACCGCCGGCACGTCCTTGATCGCTCCGGCAAATGTACCGATAGGAGTCCGTACCGCTGATACGATGACCACTTCTCTCATATCCACCTCTCATGTTTATAAATATCCATACGGCGCTCATGCGACGCGAAACCCGGAACCACCCCGTCGAAGGCGGAGTGATTCCATCGCTCCGAATCGCTTGCCGCCACCGGAGTCAATCCATGATGCGCCGGTTCCGCAGGCCCTCGTCAAGAATCGTAGTGCGCCGGCATTTGTAAAGTATAAATAGCATCTCCCGGCCCAGGCCGGAACGCTCGCTACA
The nucleotide sequence above comes from Spirochaetota bacterium. Encoded proteins:
- the selA gene encoding L-seryl-tRNA(Sec) selenium transferase, which gives rise to MEKTENLFRSIPQVETLLSGASAHIDELGRSAVVAVIREVIDAFRAGITDGGSPSTDGLVADIERRCRSKRREKLQRVINGTGVIIHTNLGRAPIAREILEKMSAELCGYCNLELYLPERRRGRRGGFAEELVCRLTGAEDALIVNNNASSVFLILNQFGAGREVIVSRGELIQIGGGFRIPDIMERTGARLVEVGTTNITDIEDYRRAMGPATAMIFSAHRSNFTLEGFASSPSLRELAALKGEGVLLVRDLGSGNLVRDERLGADFEPTVLSELVQGMDLVSFSGDKLLGACQAGIIVGRKDLVAALRKNPLMRMLRVDKITYFILQETLLRHANDGGASLALWDIIHQSRHDVERKTARLLRAVKASGKRDCIRRAALKSTYGGGSLPAREIESAGIRIVVPGQSADELYARFIDEDVPVVGYILDDCFTLDLRTVLAHDIPALAASIDRILPGGT
- the selD gene encoding selenide, water dikinase SelD, whose translation is MCKIQKLDAQRLTESVKGAGUASKIGPAELAQVMQRLSIPYDERVIVGMENSDDAGVYRLTDEIALIQTVDFFTPIVDDPFVFGQIAAANGLSDVYAMGGRPVTAMNIVCFPTKKFSMDVLARILQGGLDVLNEAGVQLLGGHSVEDEELKYGVSVTGIVHPAKALKNCGLREGDALVLTKALGTGIIGTAVKAGEGDPAILGPFIETMRALNRDAAAALEGFSVHACTDVTGFGLMGHLREMLAGDSLEVVVDSAALPILPGAADNAARGLIPGGMYRNRDHVGDLCAIDAAVSRELADIAFDPQTSGGLLVALPATECDALLAGLHARGVTAAKRIGSVAKSDRPVLRLA
- a CDS encoding tetratricopeptide repeat protein, producing MIFDSTIIPARIVARIAAIVVVGVLLNGDRAGAQPRPPIQEGAPQTVELKETPPEEKSAAAGDELDKKLRLEYQRSVDMAKIRRLHLLERNAEMDKQLRDFAGRYPIDRDREYHYYAGLVLSAAGEYRLAVESYLKAIEIAPDYARARNSLGALYCKLNKYPFALVHFRKALEINPYNPFLQYNLGSLYFNIGDPVNARIHLENAVKYKANFGSAHHRLGVLAYHSQQYERTVECLAKAIEFRTESHATHYYTGMAYYNLEKGSIAMASLRRALQMKPDFFEAALDLARIHHAYGEFSYALEFYKKAESLNPEYPEIKLAMIECLRELKRYREGIALVRQLLERDPQNEQLRRHLKNLQEQRLIENLAEQYDYYTY
- a CDS encoding acetyl-CoA C-acetyltransferase: MREVVIVSAVRTPIGTFAGAIKDVPAVQLGVVAVKEAIKRAGIEGSQVENVVLGNVLQAGLGQNTARQVLIHSGIPQEVPAMTINKVCASGLRSVSLAAQMIKAGDTDVVVAGGFENMSLAPYALPGARWGYRMGDANLLDIMIKDGLWDAFNQYHMGITAENVAEKWKLTREELDTFAFESQQKAENAIKAGRFKDEIIPVEMTGKKGVTVFDTDEHPRFGTTLDALSRLKPAFKKDGVVTAGNASGINDGAAAFVVMSMEKATALGLKPLARIASYASAGVDPAIMGTGPIPASRKALEKAGWKVKDLDLVEANEAFASQAVVVNRELGWDTSKVNVNGGAIALGHPIGASGARILVTLLYEMRKRGSKKGIATLCIGGGQGSAITVEM